The Microbacterium sp. W4I20 genome segment TCGTTCTTCAGGGCTGCGACGAAGCCGTCGCGATCCTCGGGGACGCGGACCGTGTACTGGTGATAGACGTGGACCGCTCCATCGGCGACCGGAGGCACGATGACACCCTCGAGGTTCGCGTCGAGGAACGCGGCGTTCGACTGCCGCGTCTTCGTCCAGGCGTCGACCTTCGTGAGCTGAACGCGGCCGATGGCGGCGTGGATATCGGTCATCCGGGCGTTGAAGCCGATGACCTCGTTCTCGTACTGACGCTCCATGCCCTGGTTGCGGAGCAGCTTGACCTGGCGCGCGATCTCGTCCGTCGCGGTCGTGACCATGCCGCCCTCGCCGCTGGTCATGTTCTTGGTCGGGTAGAGGCTGAACATGGCGAAGTCGCCGAAGGATCCCACCGGACGTCCGTCCAGCGCGGCTCCATGAGCCTGCGCGGCATCCTCGTACAGGGCGACGCCGTGCTCGGAGGCGATGGCCTCCAGCTCACGCATGCGCGCCGGGTGCCCGTACAGGTGGACGGGCAGGATGCCCTTGGTCCGGGGAGTGATCGCCGCGGCGACGGCCTCGGGGTCGAGCGTGAAGGTGTCCGGCTCGATGTCGACGAATACCGGCGTTCCGCCGGTCAACGCGACGGAGTTGCCGGTCGCCGCGAAGGTGAACGACGGCACGATGACCTCGTCGCCGGCGCCGACGCCGGCTGCGAGAAGCCCGAGGTGGAGGCCTGCGGTTCCGGAGTTCACGGCGACGGAGGGGCGTCCGGGAACGAAGTGCTCCGAGAACTCCTTCTCGAATGCGGCGACCTCGGGGCCTTGGGCGACCATGCCGCTGCGCAGAACCCGGTCGACTGCTTCACGCTCTTCGTCGCCGATGATCGGCTTGGCGGGGGGAATGAACTCGCTCACACGGTCTCCTTGCTCAGTGTTCCATCAGTCTCGATAAATCGTGCACCCGTCGAGGGGCACACCCAGGTCCTGTCATCTCCGTCGGCGACGAGCGGCACACCCGACTCGCCGACCCATCCGATCCGGCGCGCGGGGACACCGGCGACGAGCGCGTACGCCGGAACGTCCTTGACGACCACGGCACCGGCGGCGACGGTGGCCCACTCGCCGATCGTGACCGGCGCCACACAGGTGGCACGCGCGCCGATGGCAGCTCCACGCTCGATGGTCACACCGACGGGCTCCCAGTCATGAGCGCTCTTGATCGAGCCGTCGGCATTGATCGCGCGCGGATACGTGTCGTTGGTCAGCACGACGGCGGGTCCGATGAACACGCCGTCGCCCAGCTTCGCCGGCTCATAGACCAGCGCGTAGTTCTGAACCTTGCAGTTGTCACCCATGATCACTCCGGTACCGATGTAGGCACCACGACCGACGATGCAGTTCTCGCCGAGCTGCGCACTCTCGCGCACCTGCGCGAGATGCCAGATGGAGGAGCCGGCGCCGATGATCGCATCGGGGGAAACGTCGGCGGAATCGACGATCCGCACGCTGGTGGGCTGGGTCACAGAGCTCTCCTCCTGTCGACATCGCTCATGCGATGACTCGACGGTGTGCAATTCTATCGTTCAGTGGCTGGATGCCCGTCCAGCCCCCCGCCGCGCGCCGCGCCGCGATGCCACCGTCGCGAGCACCGCGTCTGCGGCGCGAGCTGCCACTGACCGGGCCGATACGTTCCGATGCGCCCAGTCCACGAGGTGCGGATCCGGGCGGCCGTCGGTCTCGGCGAGAACCCCTGCGATCGCTGCGGCATAAGCCTCGGCATCGAACTCGGCGGAGGCGCCCAGCTGCTCCTCGACGATCGTCGTGCGCAGCGGTTCCGGGCCGCAGTACGCGACCGGCGTTCCGACGGCCAGAGCCGCGTACAGCTTCGTGGGCACAGCGAAGTCGTACCCCTTCCCCGGCTGGAGGGTCGCGAGCGCCACCCGCGCGGACCGGATCCACGCCGCGGCCTGCTCGGGCGGCATCGGCGGGAGGAACGTCACCCTGTCGGCGATGCCTTGTGCCACCGCCGACGCTTCGAGGGCATCGCGATCGGACCCCTGTCCGATGAAGACCGCCTTCACCGACGGAACCGAGCGCAGGAGGATCGCGAGCGCGTCCACCGCCACGCGCGCACCGTGCCATTCGCTCATGGTGCCGGCATAGACGATGTCGGGGGCATCGTCGATACGCGGGCCGTCCGGAGCGAAGAGGTCGGTATCGACGCCGTGCCCGACCGGGCTCATCCTCGCCCCGGGTGCCATCGTCCGGATCCGTGAGATGACTCCGTCGGACACGACGAGATCGGTTGCCGCGCCGAGCAGAGCGAAACGTTCGAGACGTCGGACCACGCCGATCACCCAGCCGGCGGCCCCCGTCATCTGCGCCGCATCGGACCAGATGTCCGCCGCGTAGTAGACGTATGGGCGACGGATCAGCCAGGTGGCGACCCGCGCGACGGTGCCGGTCGTGGGAGGCGGCTCGACGACGTAGACGTCGGCTCGTCGTCCGAAGATCATGCGGAAGAAGAGGGGGATGTCGAAGCTCATGTACTGGAGGTAGCCGCGCACGTACCCTGCTCGATCTCTCAGCACCGGCCAGCGTGCGACGGTCTCGGCTGTCCCCGCGTCGTGCCGGATACCGCGGGGCGGCCGGCTCGTGAGGACGCGGACGTCCTGTTCTCTCCGCACCAGCTCGTCCGCCAGGGCCTGCAGACGCAAGGAGGCGGCGGACGGCTCGGGCGCGTAGATCCGGGAGATGATCGTGACCCGATTCGCGCGTCTTTTCGTCGGCATCCTGCCCCTGCAGCTCGATTGACCGGCGTCCGAACCGACACCTGACACAATAGAACCATGTCCTCGAGCGTCCCTGCGCCTTCCTCGCCCGACCAGAGCGCCTGGGTCGTCATCCCCCTCTACAACGAGGCGAGTGTCATCGGCGGCGTCGTGGAGAGCCTGAAGCCGTACTTCGCACACATCGTGTGCGTCGACGACGGCTCCTCCGACCGCTCCGCCCGTGAAGCGATGGATGCCGGTGCGCATCTGGTGCAGCATCCGGTCAACCTCGGTCAGGGCGCAGCTCTGCAGACCGGATTCGCATTCGCGCTTTCGCACCCCAAATGCGAGTACATCGTCACGTTCGACGCCGACGGTCAGCACCGCCTGGAAGACGCGATCGGGATGCTGGAGCTCGCTCGTCGCGATGATGTGGCGATCGTGTTCGGATCGCGGTTCCTCGACGATCGTACGAACCCCGGGTGGATCAAGAAGGTCATCCTGAAGACAGCGGTCTGGGTGACCAACCTCACCACCAGTCTCAAGCTCACCGACGCGCACAACGGCCTGCGCGTGATCCGGCGCGACGCCGCCGAAGCGATCGACCTCCGCCAGGATCGGATGGCGCACGCGACCGAGATCGTGCTCGAGCTCGGCCGCACCCGCCTCCCCTGGAAGGAGTACCCGGTGGAACTCCTGTACACGGACTATTCGAAGGCGAAGGGCCAGAGCGTGCTCAACTCCGTCAACATCCTCGTCGACCTGGTGGTGAGGTAACCCATGTGGATTCAGATCGTCCTGATCGCCGCCATCGTGGTGCTCGCGGTCTTCATGATGCGCCGAACCGGCGCGGACAGCCACCTCGCCATCAGGCGGCTGCTCATGGGCCTGTTCGTCGTGGCCGCCGTACTCTCGGTGCTGTTCCCGCAATGGCTGACCTGGCTCGCAGGCCTCGTGGGCGTCGGCCGTGGCACCGACCTGGTGCTCTACGCCCTCATCCTGATGTTCCTGGCTTTCGTGTACTCGCAGTACCGCCGCAACATCGCTCTGCAGCGCCAGCTGACTCTCCTCGCCCGGAAGATCGCCCTACTCGAGGCGTCCGAGAACGAGAAGGACTCTACTCACAACCGGTGACCCGGTAGAGGACGGCATCTCCGACGCGGTCCTCCTCGGTCAGGATCGGTGACCGCGCGAGATCGTGCAGGCCGTCGTAGGTCGTGTAGTGGTTCTTGAACAGCACGGTCTCGCCGAAGTCGAGTGCATGAGTCACGCCGAGTCGTTCAATGGCATCGCACACGCTGGCGCTGCCGTCGGCCAGGTACCGCGCGAGTGTCGAGGCATCACTTCCGTATCGTCCGGTCACGTGGGGGAACACCACCGCGTGGCCGGTGTAGGAGTACAGAAGCCCTGCGCCGGTGAGCGGGTCGCCGATGACGAGGCTGTCGTCCGGCAGCTCCTCGTCGATCTTCTCGAAGAGTGCCGCTTCATCGGGCGACAATCCCTGAGACGCCTCTCCGAACTGGAAGCTCACGCCGCGCATGTAGCCCAGGTCGTTGCGCAGCGCCAGCAGATGGGTCGCGCCGGCGACGGCCAGCACTGCCACCATCGCGATCACTGCACGGCGATGACCCGCCGTCCACCGACGACGAAGCCAGTCCATCACCACCGCGGCCCCGAGCGCCGCGAGAGGGAGCCCCCAGATCGCGATCAGCGCGCCGACACGCGTCGTGTCGTCGTACCAGATGCCGACGAACGCACTGCGTACCGACAAGAGCGGAAACCACGCCGCCATCAGGAAGAAGAAGATGCTCACGGCGTAGGAGGCGAGGATCCACCAGGTCCGATCCTTCACCAGCCGCCAGATTCCGATGCCGGCGAGGGGGCCGAGGAGCAGGCCCGCCGCGCGGCCGACAGGGCTGAGGAAGGCGACCTCGCCCACAGCTTGCGCCATGGACGCCGTCGGTCGCCATTCATTGGTGGTGACGTTCGCCGCGATCCAGACGGCTCCGAGCGCTGCCAGCCCGACCACGACGGCGATGGCCATCACCACACGGGTGGCGACTCCGCCGGCACGCGCCGTGAGCCACGCGCGCCAGATCAGATACGGGACGAGCAAGGCGATCGCCCCCAGCAGGGCCGACGGATGGGCGAGCGCCACGGCGCCGGCAGCGGCGACCGCGACGAGGATGCGCAGCGTCCGTTCCGACCAGCGGAGTCCCGCCTCGAACGCGATCACGACGGCGGCGAGGAGGATCGGGATGAGGGCTGTTCCCAGCAGGTTGGGGTAGAGCACACCCCAGTTCAGGAATCCAAGCGGGAAGACGCTGAATCCGAGACCCACCACGGGAGCCCAGGCTGCGGCAGACGGCCTGCTGGGGAAGACCACCGCAGTGAGCGCCGCGAGACCGAGGGACCACACGACCGCGATGACCACCACGGTCGTGACGTTGGTCGCCGCCACGATGCTTCCCGCGACCGGCACCAGGAGAGCGACGATCGCGTGCCAGAGAGTCGGATAGAACGAGGTGTCGGTCTGGGGCACCACCATCGTCATGTGCAGTGGTGAGGCGTTTCCGGTGGCTGTGATGAACTCGACCGCATTCAGATGGAAGAGCCCGTCGTACAGCTGCGTGGGGTTGTCCGGGTCGCCGATCCCGAACGCGACGATGACGACCCACGCGACGAATGCCGCCGCCACACCGATCCACACGCCGGAGCGCTGACCGATCGCGGCCGGCGGCGGGACGACGGCACGCCGGCCGAGCAGGTGCAATGCTCCCGCGATGATCCAGACCGCGACCGCGACGACGACGACGGGCAGCAGACTCCAGCGCATTCCCAGCAGCGGCGCCACCAGGGTCGCCGCGCCGAGCACGCTGAGGGAGACACCGACCGCCGCAGCGACCCGCACGACACCGCGGACTCCACGCAGCGCCAGTCCGACGGGCAGGCCGGGGACGACCAGGATCGCGAGAGTGGCGGCGAGCGCCGGCACCTGTCCGATCCAGTCGATCACGCGTCCACCAGGGCGATGGCGCCCTCGACCTCACCGTCGTAGACGACCTGGCCCTTGTTGATCACGATGCCGCGGTTGCACAGCTCCCGCACCATCTCCATGTCATGGCTGACAACCACGAGGGTCTTGCCCTCGGCGATGAGTTCCTCGAACTTCAGGCGGCACTTCTCCCGGAACGGCGCGTCGCCCACCGAGAGGATCTCGTCGACGAGCAGCACGTCGAGCTCGACGTGGATCGCGACGGAGAAAGCCAGCCGCATGAACATCCCAGAGGAGTAGTGCTTGACCTCCTGGTCGATGAACTGCTCGATCTCGCTGAATGCCACGATCTCGTCGTAGCGCGCCTCGATCTCGTGCCTCTTCATGCCCAGGATCGCCGCGTTGAGGAACACGTTCTCGCGCCCGGAGAGCTCCGGGTGGAAACCCGCACCCACCTCGATGAGTCCTGCGACGCGGCCGCGGGTCAAGACCTGACCGTCGTCCGGCTCCATGACACCCGAGATGAGCTTGAGCAGGGTCGACTTCCCCGACCCGTTGAAGCCGAGGATCGCGACCGACTCCCCCTCGCCGATCACGACGTCCACGCCCTTGAGCGCTTCGAACTGGCTCGTGAGCTTGCGTCGCTTGATCCAGGACACGACCGTGTCCTTGAGGGAGAACGCGTGATTGAGGGTGAAGCGCTTGCGCACCCCGTCGATGATGATGCTCGGTTTGATGGCCGTCTGCTCGCTCATAGGTCTTGCGCGAACCTTCCCTCGAGACGTCGGAAGACGAACTGACCGAACAGCAGCGTGGCGACCGCGATCAGGAACGTCCAGAGTGTGTTCCATGCAAGGCCGGGCGGGACGGCGATCATCGCCTCTCCGACATAGCCGGACGCGGAGACCATGCCCTCGGTGGCGGGGCGCCAGAACGCATAGTGGAAGAGCTCCACTCCCTGAGTGATCGGGTTGAGCATGTAGAGCTCGACGATCCACTGCGGCCAGCCGAGGCGGTCGACGATCGCGTCCTGCACCTGAGTCCAGGCGTAGAGGACGGGCGACGCCCACGTCGCGAGGAGAAGAAGCAGCTCGACGATGTTCTCGGCGTCGCGGAAGCGCACGTTGACCGCGCCGAAGAAGAGCCCGAGCCCGAGGCTGAAGACCATCACGATGATCATGCCCGCGAGAATCGCCAGCACCGACAGGATCGAGACGTGCGCGATCCACCCCATCAGCAGGCAGACGATGAGCAGTAGTCCGACCTGGGGAAGGAAGTGGACGAACGCGACGATCACAGCTGACACGGCGAAGAGCTGGCGCGGGAGGAACACCTTGCGCACCAGCGGGGCGTTCCCGACGATCGACGATGTCGCGTTCTTGAACCCCTCGGAGAAGAGATTGATCATGACGATGCCGGAGAACAGGTACACCGCATAGTTGGGAAGGCCTCGGTCGAGGTCCATGAAGATCCCGAGGACCACCCAGAAGACGAGGAATTGCGCGGCGGGTCGGACATACGACCAGGTCCAACCGAGCACCGAGTTGCGGTAGCGCGTCGTGACGCCGGTGCGCACCAGCAGGTTCAGCAGATAGCGCCAGCGCACGATATCGATCAGGCCCCGGCTCTTTCCCGGGGTGTCGAAGTCGGAACGCGGGACGGCGGCGAAAAGATCTCGGGTTACAGTCACAGGCCCACTCATTCGGCGACGGCGACGGGGGCCGCCTCGGTGATGCTCAGTTTACGACACCCGACCTGAAGGCTCGGGTAATGACCACGCTCGTCCGCCGTCGTCACGGTCCGAGCCGCGGGAGAAGCTCGCCGAGCCATCGGCGGTAGCCGGCGACCGAATCCGGCGCCCAT includes the following:
- a CDS encoding glycosyltransferase family 2 protein; its protein translation is MSSSVPAPSSPDQSAWVVIPLYNEASVIGGVVESLKPYFAHIVCVDDGSSDRSAREAMDAGAHLVQHPVNLGQGAALQTGFAFALSHPKCEYIVTFDADGQHRLEDAIGMLELARRDDVAIVFGSRFLDDRTNPGWIKKVILKTAVWVTNLTTSLKLTDAHNGLRVIRRDAAEAIDLRQDRMAHATEIVLELGRTRLPWKEYPVELLYTDYSKAKGQSVLNSVNILVDLVVR
- a CDS encoding glycosyltransferase family 4 protein — protein: MPTKRRANRVTIISRIYAPEPSAASLRLQALADELVRREQDVRVLTSRPPRGIRHDAGTAETVARWPVLRDRAGYVRGYLQYMSFDIPLFFRMIFGRRADVYVVEPPPTTGTVARVATWLIRRPYVYYAADIWSDAAQMTGAAGWVIGVVRRLERFALLGAATDLVVSDGVISRIRTMAPGARMSPVGHGVDTDLFAPDGPRIDDAPDIVYAGTMSEWHGARVAVDALAILLRSVPSVKAVFIGQGSDRDALEASAVAQGIADRVTFLPPMPPEQAAAWIRSARVALATLQPGKGYDFAVPTKLYAALAVGTPVAYCGPEPLRTTIVEEQLGASAEFDAEAYAAAIAGVLAETDGRPDPHLVDWAHRNVSARSVAARAADAVLATVASRRGARRGAGRASSH
- a CDS encoding DUF6541 family protein; amino-acid sequence: MIDWIGQVPALAATLAILVVPGLPVGLALRGVRGVVRVAAAVGVSLSVLGAATLVAPLLGMRWSLLPVVVVAVAVWIIAGALHLLGRRAVVPPPAAIGQRSGVWIGVAAAFVAWVVIVAFGIGDPDNPTQLYDGLFHLNAVEFITATGNASPLHMTMVVPQTDTSFYPTLWHAIVALLVPVAGSIVAATNVTTVVVIAVVWSLGLAALTAVVFPSRPSAAAWAPVVGLGFSVFPLGFLNWGVLYPNLLGTALIPILLAAVVIAFEAGLRWSERTLRILVAVAAAGAVALAHPSALLGAIALLVPYLIWRAWLTARAGGVATRVVMAIAVVVGLAALGAVWIAANVTTNEWRPTASMAQAVGEVAFLSPVGRAAGLLLGPLAGIGIWRLVKDRTWWILASYAVSIFFFLMAAWFPLLSVRSAFVGIWYDDTTRVGALIAIWGLPLAALGAAVVMDWLRRRWTAGHRRAVIAMVAVLAVAGATHLLALRNDLGYMRGVSFQFGEASQGLSPDEAALFEKIDEELPDDSLVIGDPLTGAGLLYSYTGHAVVFPHVTGRYGSDASTLARYLADGSASVCDAIERLGVTHALDFGETVLFKNHYTTYDGLHDLARSPILTEEDRVGDAVLYRVTGCE
- a CDS encoding acyltransferase — encoded protein: MTQPTSVRIVDSADVSPDAIIGAGSSIWHLAQVRESAQLGENCIVGRGAYIGTGVIMGDNCKVQNYALVYEPAKLGDGVFIGPAVVLTNDTYPRAINADGSIKSAHDWEPVGVTIERGAAIGARATCVAPVTIGEWATVAAGAVVVKDVPAYALVAGVPARRIGWVGESGVPLVADGDDRTWVCPSTGARFIETDGTLSKETV
- a CDS encoding ABC transporter permease, which codes for MSGPVTVTRDLFAAVPRSDFDTPGKSRGLIDIVRWRYLLNLLVRTGVTTRYRNSVLGWTWSYVRPAAQFLVFWVVLGIFMDLDRGLPNYAVYLFSGIVMINLFSEGFKNATSSIVGNAPLVRKVFLPRQLFAVSAVIVAFVHFLPQVGLLLIVCLLMGWIAHVSILSVLAILAGMIIVMVFSLGLGLFFGAVNVRFRDAENIVELLLLLATWASPVLYAWTQVQDAIVDRLGWPQWIVELYMLNPITQGVELFHYAFWRPATEGMVSASGYVGEAMIAVPPGLAWNTLWTFLIAVATLLFGQFVFRRLEGRFAQDL
- a CDS encoding ABC transporter ATP-binding protein; this encodes MSEQTAIKPSIIIDGVRKRFTLNHAFSLKDTVVSWIKRRKLTSQFEALKGVDVVIGEGESVAILGFNGSGKSTLLKLISGVMEPDDGQVLTRGRVAGLIEVGAGFHPELSGRENVFLNAAILGMKRHEIEARYDEIVAFSEIEQFIDQEVKHYSSGMFMRLAFSVAIHVELDVLLVDEILSVGDAPFREKCRLKFEELIAEGKTLVVVSHDMEMVRELCNRGIVINKGQVVYDGEVEGAIALVDA
- a CDS encoding DegT/DnrJ/EryC1/StrS aminotransferase family protein, with the translated sequence MSEFIPPAKPIIGDEEREAVDRVLRSGMVAQGPEVAAFEKEFSEHFVPGRPSVAVNSGTAGLHLGLLAAGVGAGDEVIVPSFTFAATGNSVALTGGTPVFVDIEPDTFTLDPEAVAAAITPRTKGILPVHLYGHPARMRELEAIASEHGVALYEDAAQAHGAALDGRPVGSFGDFAMFSLYPTKNMTSGEGGMVTTATDEIARQVKLLRNQGMERQYENEVIGFNARMTDIHAAIGRVQLTKVDAWTKTRQSNAAFLDANLEGVIVPPVADGAVHVYHQYTVRVPEDRDGFVAALKNEYNVGAGVYYPIPNHRLPSLTHFAPGLDLPETERAAREVASLPVHPSLSQDDLERIVAAVNAVAKAGA
- a CDS encoding DUF2304 domain-containing protein, with translation MWIQIVLIAAIVVLAVFMMRRTGADSHLAIRRLLMGLFVVAAVLSVLFPQWLTWLAGLVGVGRGTDLVLYALILMFLAFVYSQYRRNIALQRQLTLLARKIALLEASENEKDSTHNR